In Phosphitispora fastidiosa, the genomic stretch ATCAAAGAATTGTATCTCTTAGTCCCGGATAGTACAGTTCATGCACAAGGTTTCTGTGTGGCCTGCACTAAACTCGGAGGGTATAACAGTGAGCAGGGAAACAATGCTTACGCATTGGATTATTTTAAAAAGGCATTGAAGATAATTGAAGACCTGTGCCGCCGTGCCCCTGACAGCGCCGAATATTCACGTGGAAGATGGAATGTTCACGGGTTGCTGGGTGACTATTACATTGAGCGGGGAGACCATGCAGGCAGCCTGGAGCAATATGAGATTTCCTGTAAAATAATTGAAGAACTTTACCAGGGTGCTCCCCAAAATAGAGAATACAAACGATCCCGTTCAATGAGTTACAGGAGACTGGGGGAATGTTACACTAAACAGGGAGACTGGAATTGCGCCCGGGACTACTACATGAAGGCTGTGGAGACAGGTGAGGAACTGTATCGCAGTGCTCCGGACGGCATAATGAATGCAGACAACCTATCAATAATCTACAACAGGGTGGGAGACTATTATTCTGCGCGAAGGGATAATGTCCTTGCTATGGAATATTATAAAAAGGATTTGGAAATCAGTGAGGAATTGTATCACAGCGTATCTGAAAGTATAATTTATCCCCGTAATCTATTGATAAGTTATGAGAGGTTGGGAGATTGTCATTATAAACAGGGGGACCGTGACCAATGCCTGGAACAATACAGGAGATCTTCGCAAATACTTGAAGAACTGCATACCCGCTTCCCTGAGAATAAAAATTATGCATATGAACTATCAGAATGTTATAACAAACTAGGAGGTTATTATTCGGAACAGGGGAATAATTCTAAAGCTTTAGAGTATTATGAAGAGGCTGTGGGAATATTAGAAGGACTGCACCGGCGATTTCCGGATAGCGAAGAATATCCGCGTCTACTGATAGAAACAAGCCATAATCTTTTTCAAGAACTAGATAATGATGAAGAAGAACGGTCTTTACATTACCTGGAGATATGTCTTAAGGCAGCTGCACATATGAAGGAATATGGCATGAAAATGAATTGGGGATTAATATTACTGTCAAAGCAACTTAAATTAATGCAAATACTTTTTAAAATGATGATAAAGATGAAACCGAAACCACGAGTTAGGGTTAATCCTAAAAAAGAAGCCAGGCTAAGTATTAGGTACCAACTGGCTCTAAAAAAATGGGAGGCCCTGCCGTGGTGGAAAAGGATGCTGGATAAAAGACCCAAGCCGCCAGGCATTTAATGCCAAGCTTTCATCCCTCAAAACTAATATACCCGGCGTACTCCAACTTAAAAATCCGGGTAAACAAAAAGGTAATATACTGTATTTTCAAGGGGTCTGCACCGGAGGCGGCCTCTTTTAGTTTGGCAGTGATAAAAGGGAAGCCTTCAATTCTGGTCCTTACAATCATCTCCATATCCTCATTGCTGAAAGTGTCCACAGGATTGGCGGCAACGGCTTTCAGGACATCATCGGCTAAGGTACCTTGCCAAAATGCCTCCCTGATTTCCTGTAATGTATCTGAATCATCTCGGTTGGACTTTTCCAGGAACTTTTCAAATAAAGCCAGGGATTTTCTGCTGATAACTTTTTTAGGACAATCAAGTGGTCTAAGTGAATCTGTGGGTTCCCCGTCAACCAGGACATTACCGTCAAAATCCCTGGAGATTTCCTGTCCGGCTTTTATGGAGAAATCTGTCCAGCTGTATTTCCTCTTTTTTGTTAGATAAGTTATTCCGTCAAGGGTTTCGAAGTACTCAGGCTGGTAGTATAAATTTTGATATGTGTCATAAACAAATAATTTGCCGTGTTTATAGACACAGGCAATTACAGGCTCTGAGGAATCGAAATCCAGTATACCGGCCGTTTCTAAGGCAATAACACGCAGTATCGACATAAATAAACCCCCGCTCGCTCCTGTTGAGAAATCGGATTATGGTTTATGAAAAAGACAGGTAGTCATTGATTTCCAGCACAAACAACTTCCTGAAGAAATAGTTGATTTCAATAAGCTTATCGTATTTTTCCGAGTCCAGCAGTTCCTTTATATGGTTAATAATAAAACCCTTTCCCTCAAGTCTGCACCTGACTATCATCTCTTTTTGGAGGTTGGATAAGCCATTGATAACGTCATTCTGCACAATTTCTTCTATTTCTTTCCTAAAGAGCCCGTTATGGAATGAAATGGTGAGAGCTTCAACCATATCCTTATGGTTGGAATTGGCTTTTTTCAAAAACTCATTAAATAACTTCAATGTCACAGTACTCATGGATTTATTATTTACACCGGGCAGTTTCTGAAATGGCTCAGTTTGGATACCGTCTAACATAATGTCATAATCATAGTCTCTTGAAACAATCTGGCCTGGCTTTATGGTCAAATCCGTCCATTCATAACGGCCTTCATCAATAACATGTCTTACTGTGCCGATATAGGATGAATACTCGGCCATTTTAATTATCTCGCCCCTGTTTGTATAAAGGCAAAGGTCATCTTCCCATAATCCACAGGCACTAACCGGTTCGCTTTCTGCATAGGAGATGAAGAAGGGATATTCTATGGCAATCAGTCTTATATCTTTCATTGAAGACAGTCCTTCCCAAAACCGCTGTATTAGTGGTTATGCATTTTATTCGGTATAGGTGATCATCTTCAGGAATTCAGATTGAGGGCCGAATTCAGAGGTAATTCTTTCTACCAGTTCCTCAAAAGCTGTTTTCCCTTTACAGGTCATTCCTTCTATGTACTTAATGTCTATCCTGTCTTCAAACAAAAACTCCGGACGCATGTAGACCGGGAAAAGTTTAAAATATTCCTCCGGGTTATCCAGGGAGACGGCGATAAACTCAGCCAGGTATGTACGCCAGTCACTTAGGGCTAATAAGCAGTCACAGGGTTGGAAAGACTCATGCTGCAGCTGGATTTTTGGCAGGAAATAGGCATTGGGGATAGATTCCACCTGGCTTGTAAACCTTATCTCATACAGCCCGTATATCCAATCAGACTTATGGGGGTAAGCGAAGACATAACTATGCATTTCTTCATTGATGCCGGTTGCGGATACCCGGTAATTAAAGCTTATATCTCTTTTCTCAAGCTCGATTATTGACAAGAGGGCTCTGTTTGCAAGTATTCCGATGACACCTGCCAGGTTTGTATTATGGACAATCCCCATATTTTCTGTCATTTTTCTGCACAAGCTGATATTTTGGCTGTATCTTTGATTCACAACACTGTCCTGTTTTTTCTCCTGAAGTTCATTCATAATGATGGCGAAGTTTCGTTTGGTTTTACCGGCCTCTTTCTCTCTAGCGAAGGCATCATCATCGGCACAGTATTCCAGAAACTTTGTAAGATAAGGTTTAACCATTGCCGCTCCTCCCCGAAACTTAAAAACCAATCCTGGCAGATGATTCATCAGAACCTGCCAGTAGTTGTTTGACGTCACTGTCATCATATAAGGCTTCAACATCTGTCAATTTAATCGTAACCAGGTCTTCATGTGTAAAAGAGTTTGCTTTGTAAAGGCCCATAGAATGTTTAACTTTCAGGCGTTCCGCCAGGTTCCTGGCCAGTCGGCCATTACCAAACTTCTCATTTTTATTTTCCAGGGCAATGGTAAAGAGCTGATAGATTTTTTCCCGGACACCGTCTTCAAGAACAAATTTTTTGCCCAGACAACTGATAAATATTTCAGTAAGTTCTCCGGCATTATAATCAGGAAATTCAATTTTATAAGGAACCCTGTCCTTAAGTCCGGGATTCATTTCCAGAAGCTCACTCATCTCTTTGGTATAACCGGCCATAATAACGATAAAGCGGTCCCGTTTATCCTCCATTTCTTTAATAAGGGTGCTTAGGGCCTCATAACCGTAATCTCTTTTATCACCATCGGCTCCATACAGACTGTATGCCTCGTCAATAAACAGGACAGACCCCTGGGCTTCCCGGATTTTTTCCATCACAAGGGGTGCGGTTTGGCCGACATACCTGCCGACCAGGCTTTCCCTGCCGGCCTCTATCAGGTCTCCTTTTTTAAGAAAACCAATTTCCCTGAACATATTGCATAGAATTCTGGCTACCGTGGTTTTCCCTGTTCCAGGATTGCCGGAAAACATCATGTGGAAACAAATGTCACCGGCCTCTGATTCAAGTCCAAGGTCTCGCATTACTTGCTGGAATTTGGCGTATGCCACAATTTCTTTAAGCTTCTCTTTGATGGGAACCAAACCGACCAGTGAATCAAGCTGGGCCCAGGCACCGGACTTTGATTTTTCACTGTCCCCGAAGCTTTTGGTAAAATCTTCTGTATTGAGGATTCCCACCAGGTTTTCACTTTCGTCTTCATTCAGGCGGAAGAGTTTTTCAACACGGGCTGTCTCGATGATTTTCTGAACAGACCGGATGTTCTCAAGTTGTCCGGCCCGCTGCACTTCCTGGATTTTTTTCAGGAGATATTGTGCTGCATCTTTATCAAAGGCAAAACCGTAACTGTTTAAGATCTTGCCGGCTATAAGCAGCAGTTCGGTGTCGGAATAAGGCGGAAATTCGATGTGATGGCAGTTAAGGCTTTTCCGGATTTTTTCTATTACATTCTTTTCTATGGGGCTCTTTAGGCCTTTTTCGAATACCAGGACAAATAATACACGCCCCCGGTAATCCCACATAATATCCATCAGCCTGCTTACATTAAACAGAGGGTCACCCATCTGCCGGGTAATATTAATTGCAATAACACTATAATCATCGTCAACCCTGTAAGAGCCGTCTTCATTCCTTGTGAAAACCGTTGATACGTTTTTGTCATTGCTTTGAAAGAAGAGACTTTCATATTCAATGAAATTAGAGTTTTTGGCCAGACCGAAGTGGTGCAGGTTGGCGGCCAAAATTTTCAGCATTGTGGTCAGCCCCATTCCGGTTCCTATGGTGAATATATAATGGATTGGGAAAACCCTTTTTTTCTTTTGCTGGTTTTTTAGTTTATTGTTAAGAATAGAGAATTTTTGAATAGCAGCAATTTCTTTTTTAAAGTCCTTAACTCCAATAAGAGAGTCTAAATGTAACGGCTTCCTGGTATTTTCTGTCTTCTGGTTTGTCTTCTCGTCCGGCTCGTCAAGGCCGTCGAATATATCTGAAAGGTCGTCTCCAAATTCCTCTGTAAAATCATCTGTTGATAATTCACCAAACTCATCTTCCTCATCCTCATATTCACCTTCTTCACTGGGAGAGCCAATAATGGAATAAAGACACTCTCTTTTAAGTTCGTCTGCAAAATTTTTAAAATCCGTAGTCTGAACGATTACTTCGTCCGATTCCACTGTATCCAGTCGATCCAGACAGTCCTGAGGACTAATGGGTTCAATGATGGCTGTAACGGTTTCCCGCGTGAGAGCGCCGGCCACGGCTGATGCCAATTCGTTGCCAGCCTTTTCGGCTTCTTCCCGAATTGGTTTCTGTAATTTGCAAAAAAATTGTATTTCGGAAGGGTGAATCTTAACAAGGATGATTATGAGACCCGGATTCTGCAATTTAAAGGCACTCAGAACCTGACCTATCTCCTGGTGAAACTTGACGAAAGGGCTGTCAGACCGGTCTGCCGGTTTTCTTAATTTGATTTGATAAAAGTGTGACCCTAATGACATATTATTCCTCCGCAAAATAATATACATTTTCGTCATTGCACCTAATAATCCTTCCCCAAAAAAGAATTTGTGGAAATATTATGAAGGTTTTTCTAAGTTGTTGTAGAATTATCCATAATTGGGAAGAGACATTTGTTAAATGAAGAATTCTGAATCGGAGGATTGATGATATGGCAGCGGAAGACATCAGGCCGATGGTTTTTATCAGTGCAAAAAGTGAGGATTTTCCTTACGCCGAAGAAATTTACAAATTCCTGAGGGGTAAGGGGGTTCCTGTCTTTTTCAGTAGGGAGTCCCTGCCTGCCCTGGGTAACTCCGATTACAGGAAACAAATTGACAAATACCTTGACATGGTTCAGCACATGATAGTTGTAGCAAGCAGTGTTGACAATGTGCTGTCTCAATGGGTGGAAGGCGAATGGGGATTCTTTATAAATGAGAAGAGGTCGGGACGTAAGGCCGGAAACATTGTTACGGTGATCGTTGGTTCATTAAATATAAGTGACCTCCCGCCGAGCCTCAGATATTATGAAGTGATACCTTTTGAGGAATCGGATAAAGTATTGAAGTATGTCGTCCAGGATGCCTCAACCCATGCGGATATGATGCCGACAAAAGAAAGGGCGACGGAAGAAAAACCGATGCCTGGCACCCTTCAGCCACTGGTTCCCATCAAAAACTTTGATTTGGGGTATGTTTACCACGAAAACAGTGATACGTCTTCTATGCAGGTTAGATACTTTAACAGGGGGCCGAGAAAAGCAATGGAACTGGTCCTGGATTTTCGCCCCAAAACCTTTTACCCGGTCCCGCCCAAATTTGTCGGCTATGCCATAAGGCTGGACCCGCCTGAGGACTGGAGGTGTTTTTTTGACAACGGCTATAATCTGAGTTTTGAGATTTGCGCTGATTCAGCCGTAAAGAGTATCAACCTGGAAATTAAGCGGTTATCTGATCCCCGGAATGTAAATTCATTGGAGGAAATAGTCAAGTATTCGGTAGAACTGACTGCCCAATGGAGGTGGATCAGTCTTCCTTTGAATGACATTGCTTTTCCTAATACGAAGTGGACACATATCAGGGAAATTTGTCTCGTGATAACTCCAAATGACCTGGCCGATTACTGTGGGGTAATAAAGGTTGATAATTTGATTCTGTCCAAAGCCCCGAGGAATTAAGCAGGCGAGTATGAATTAAATAGACTCTTTATAAGCCCTCTGGCCCCGGATGAAATCAGTCCGGATGCAGGGCTTATTTTTTTGCGCTTATTTTGTAATGATCAATTTCTTGCACAGTAGATATTGTACATTTTTAATAAAGCCGAATTTCTTTAAAAGGAGGTGTTTTTGGTGGCCCATTGTTGTCTCTGCAACAACGACAAGGACAATATAAACCGCTGCCCGCATTGTGGACGGGTAATCTGTGACAGCTGCTGGGATTGGTATTCGTACTGTAAGTGCAGCAAAGATTTTAAGAAGTAACAAATTGAAAGGAGTGATCTGGTTTGAAAAATAAGTACCTGTATCTAGTGGTGGCGGCTCTTCTCATGTTGTTCTCAGTAACAGGTTTTGTATATGCCGAAACCTATGAAACAAAGACGTTTAATCCGGGAACACATGTAATTCCAATGGATAATCACCAGGACAACAGGCTTGAGGCATTTGGCCTGGCCCATGCGATTGTCAGCAATGGAATCCCAATTTTCCGGATTATAGAAGGTCCTGATGTGTCAATGACAACAGTAAACCAGCCTGATGGGGACATCTATTCAGGCGGCCCGATTCTTGTAGATGGAGACATACCTCCCGATGTGTTAGCTTCATTTTCAACAGTTACTGTAGACACTCTAACAGAATCCTTTACCAGTGACCAGGTTTTCCGGGTTGAAAGGGCAACAAAAATTATTGTTGTTCACGGTATCTGGGGTCATACCGAAGAAGTACTTGACTGGATGAAAATTCCCTATGAAATGGTTGAGACAGGGGATATTGAGGCAAATCCTGCAATGCTGGACAGCTATGATGTGCTGGTCATAGACTGCCCAGGTTGGTACGGCATCTCTGCAGATTTGGAAACAAAATTTAAGGCTTTTGCAGAACAAGGCGGAGAAATAATCTTTACCGATATAGCCTTGGAAAACTTATCTTACCTGTTTCCGGGTTATGTTTCCGTTCAAGGGAACATGGATGGCATCTTCGACTTCGATGTTCACAATGTGGGGGAATTTATCAGCCAGTACTATGGTCCGTCAACACTGTCCATTTATACTATGGGTGGTGGATGCATAGTTGACCAGGTAATAAGTCCTGAGGTTAGGGTAATACTTAATACAGCCAGTTATGGCGACTGGGATGGGAATACCGGCCTTTACCGTGTTGGAGCCTTTTACTTTCCCTATGGCAGCGGAATAATTGAGGGGTTTGCCTATCACCCCCAGGAACAGACAGGTGATGCCCAGATCCTCAGTGCAAGTCTGTATGGCAACAAGTTTATACATGGGACGGAAAAGCCTGTTGATCCGCCCGTTCCTCCACCTGCAGATGAAAATATACCGGGTAAAGTTACCGGAGGCGGTTGGATAGATTCTGAAGATAAGAAGGCAAGCAAGTCCTTTGGTTTTACCGTGAAGTTTAGTGAAGGCGAAATATCGCCAACAGGACAGTTGGAGTTTAATAATCACTTAAACGGGGATAAATTCCACAGTGAGGAAATTACCTCATTAGTTATTGACAGGGTTAACAGTATGGCAACAATCAAAGGTACAGGAGTACTGAATGGTTCGTCAGGACACGAATTCGAAGTCCTCGTGAGTGACATCGGAGAGCCTGGTAATGGCATTGACTTCTTTAAGATTGTCATAGATGGAGAACTGATTGGTGAAAACGCATTATCTGGCGGTAACATACAGATTCATAAGTAGAGCTGAAAGGGGACGGAGGATGATGCCTGTGTCCCCTTTTCGAAGACCATAATATTATAGCTTAATAAATGGGAGTGGGATTTATGAAGGAATGTATTTTCTGTGACATCCTATCGCAGCACAAGTCAAATCCAAATTTTATTCTTGAACAAAAGTCGAGCATTGCTTTTGTTAACCTGGACCAATTTTATTTGGGGCGCACAGTAGTAATATTTAAAAGACATACAACCGAATTCGATGAGCTTAATCCTGTTGAGCGTTTAGATTTAACTGAAGAGATGGTTATGGTAGCTAAAGCTGTAAAGAAGGCTTTTAGCCCTAAAATGATTAATTATGCCATTCTAGGAAATGTACAAGAACACTTGCATTGGCATATCATCCCGAGATATCATGATGATGCCAATCTTGAGGGACCACCTTGGCCTCATTCACGTAAATTTGTTACCCCGAAGGAGTATGCGGAAATTGCAAATGTAATATTGCAGCATATTCAATGAAAGTCTTATTTAACCATTGCCCTTAGTGTTCAATAATCTATGACTAATCTGGAAATTAATGTCGGATAATGTCTAAATATTACGACGAATTAGCAACCTGTTTTGGCAGGAGATTGTCTATTAGTATTGAAGATAAGAACAAATAATGGGAAAAAAGACATAGTTTGCAAAAAAAGATATTAAATGAAAAAAGAAACAGATTGCAAATAAGTCATGTACATATGTGTGTTATAAAATTAATGGGAGGGATAGGTGATATGAAGAACAATACGACGTTGTTTATTTTGCTATTGCTAATATGTGTATTGTTTAACCTTAACTTTGCTATTTCCATAGCGGAGGCTTCTATCGATTCTAATGCTGCCGGTAATATAACGGTTGTTTCGTTCAATGACAGCAACCTAGAAGCCGCTATAAGGGAAATGCTTGGCAAGCCTACAGGCGATATAACAACAGAGGACATGGCTGAACTTTCAGTTTTGGATCCAGTGGGATGCGGAATTCAGGACCTAACCGGTCTTGAATATGCAATTAATTTGCGGGAACTTGACTTGTCGGGTAATAATATTGCAGATATTAGTTCTTTAGAGGGTTTGACCAAATTGGCTGACCTTGATTTGGAATCAAACCAAATTTGTGATATTTCTTCTCTGGCAGATTTGTCTAACTTATGGAGATTAGATTTAGATAATAACCAAATCTCTAATTTAACACCACTTTCCGGGCTTAACAACCTTCATAGTCTCCGCCTAATATCCAACAGTATTACTGACGTAACCCCCTTAACCGGTTTGACAAATCTTTGTTATCTTGACCTGGATAATAATTTAATTAATAATATTTCTCCATTGGCTGACCTTTTTAATCTTGAAGAACTTAGCCTGGCGAACAACCAAATAAGCAACGTAGCTGATTTGTCGGAATTGGCAAGCTTAACGCACCTTTATCTGGAAAATAATGAGATTAGCGATGTTTCTTCCCTTAGCAGTCTAACTAATTTAGATACTCTCTATCTAAGTAATAACCAAATATCAAATATTAATCCCATATCAAGCCTAATAAATTTACGGAAGCTTCTTTTAGCTGATAATGAAATTGAAGAATTAGATCCAAATATTATCATAGGACTTACTCATCTCAGGTATTTAGATATAAGAAACAACTTTATTGATATTGAAGACGAAGAGATAGAGGATATGCTGGATGACTTATATTGGAACGGAGTGATTGTTGACTATGAACCCCAAAAGGAATTTGACGAAGATTTGAGAGTGCCTGTTCATTTGGAATGGGAAAAGTATATTGAAGGAACGGGTGACAAATATCCCTTAGTATTTAAAAAAACTTCAGACGGTGGTTATGCAGTTCTCGCTTACATGTACAACATAAATACTGGGCATGATGACTATCATTTAATAAAGATTAACAGTGACGGAAGTAAAAAGTGGGATGTCATTATCCAGGGACGGTTTAACAGCATGTACAATCCTATTTTGCAGACAGATGACGGGGGTTTTATTGTTGTTGGCAGTAAAAGCAGCCAGGATAATACAGACTCTCAGGCATACATAATTAAAATTGATGACCAAGGTAACATTCAATGGGATGCAGAATTGGAAAAGCAGGGTGAATTTGATAACGCCACATCTGCAGCACAAATCAATAACGGCAACTTTGTTATTGCTGCAGAGTATTCGATAACTTCGTACCCGTGGGTGGCTACCCGTTTGTTAATATTGGATCCTTTAGGAAATCAAATTGAAGAAACAGTTTTACAAGGAATTGAGGGTTGGGCAGTACATAAAACTGCCGATGGAGGGTTTGTGGTTGCAGGTACTGCTGTAATCCTAAATAGTAGCCAATCTGATACCTGTGATGTATGGCTGGCTAAATTTGATGACACTGGGGAAATTCTCTGGGAGCAGACCTATCCAAGATTTGAAGATGAACTTGCTGCCAGAGTAATTGCCACGGATGACGGCGGGTATATTTTAGGGGGGATAACATCAATATCTGGAATGGCAGAGTTTTCTAATGATATTTTTATAAAAAAAGTGGATAGTACCGGCGAACAAGAATGGGAGGAAATATATGGGGGCGAGGGAACTGATTGGTTGCATGATATCAGGGAAATCGATGAAGGTTATGTTGTTACAGCGGATATTGAATATTCACCTTCATTTTTAAAAACAGATTGTTTTGGTTACGTGACAGAGGAAATGGTAATTGACCGGTCTGAAGGTATTTCGTTAGGTGTATTTAATGCCGACGAGACTTTAATGGGAATCGGATATGATTCTGAGGTTGTCCTGCTTGTTCTGAAGAAATACAGCATTGGTGATGGGAATGCCGGACTTTTTGATGTGTCCG encodes the following:
- a CDS encoding tetratricopeptide repeat protein; amino-acid sequence: MISYQRLGDYYKEQGDRISALEYYEESLAIEKDFNRINPDNLKYKQYMFVLYIKIGDYRTEQGDRVHAVECYKKALEINKDLFHSSPNNAKYAVDLSICYQKLGDFYCEYRNHDAVLEHYEKALEIVETLLRSFPDCTEYILNLLVSCIKLGDFYKQLGDFSRVREYYEKALKVSEDLHCRVPDNIEYRRNLYLSYERLGDYYTIMGNHIHAQKLYEKFFQGIKELYLLVPDSTVHAQGFCVACTKLGGYNSEQGNNAYALDYFKKALKIIEDLCRRAPDSAEYSRGRWNVHGLLGDYYIERGDHAGSLEQYEISCKIIEELYQGAPQNREYKRSRSMSYRRLGECYTKQGDWNCARDYYMKAVETGEELYRSAPDGIMNADNLSIIYNRVGDYYSARRDNVLAMEYYKKDLEISEELYHSVSESIIYPRNLLISYERLGDCHYKQGDRDQCLEQYRRSSQILEELHTRFPENKNYAYELSECYNKLGGYYSEQGNNSKALEYYEEAVGILEGLHRRFPDSEEYPRLLIETSHNLFQELDNDEEERSLHYLEICLKAAAHMKEYGMKMNWGLILLSKQLKLMQILFKMMIKMKPKPRVRVNPKKEARLSIRYQLALKKWEALPWWKRMLDKRPKPPGI
- a CDS encoding AAA family ATPase, with amino-acid sequence MSLGSHFYQIKLRKPADRSDSPFVKFHQEIGQVLSAFKLQNPGLIIILVKIHPSEIQFFCKLQKPIREEAEKAGNELASAVAGALTRETVTAIIEPISPQDCLDRLDTVESDEVIVQTTDFKNFADELKRECLYSIIGSPSEEGEYEDEEDEFGELSTDDFTEEFGDDLSDIFDGLDEPDEKTNQKTENTRKPLHLDSLIGVKDFKKEIAAIQKFSILNNKLKNQQKKKRVFPIHYIFTIGTGMGLTTMLKILAANLHHFGLAKNSNFIEYESLFFQSNDKNVSTVFTRNEDGSYRVDDDYSVIAINITRQMGDPLFNVSRLMDIMWDYRGRVLFVLVFEKGLKSPIEKNVIEKIRKSLNCHHIEFPPYSDTELLLIAGKILNSYGFAFDKDAAQYLLKKIQEVQRAGQLENIRSVQKIIETARVEKLFRLNEDESENLVGILNTEDFTKSFGDSEKSKSGAWAQLDSLVGLVPIKEKLKEIVAYAKFQQVMRDLGLESEAGDICFHMMFSGNPGTGKTTVARILCNMFREIGFLKKGDLIEAGRESLVGRYVGQTAPLVMEKIREAQGSVLFIDEAYSLYGADGDKRDYGYEALSTLIKEMEDKRDRFIVIMAGYTKEMSELLEMNPGLKDRVPYKIEFPDYNAGELTEIFISCLGKKFVLEDGVREKIYQLFTIALENKNEKFGNGRLARNLAERLKVKHSMGLYKANSFTHEDLVTIKLTDVEALYDDSDVKQLLAGSDESSARIGF
- a CDS encoding toll/interleukin-1 receptor domain-containing protein, which codes for MAAEDIRPMVFISAKSEDFPYAEEIYKFLRGKGVPVFFSRESLPALGNSDYRKQIDKYLDMVQHMIVVASSVDNVLSQWVEGEWGFFINEKRSGRKAGNIVTVIVGSLNISDLPPSLRYYEVIPFEESDKVLKYVVQDASTHADMMPTKERATEEKPMPGTLQPLVPIKNFDLGYVYHENSDTSSMQVRYFNRGPRKAMELVLDFRPKTFYPVPPKFVGYAIRLDPPEDWRCFFDNGYNLSFEICADSAVKSINLEIKRLSDPRNVNSLEEIVKYSVELTAQWRWISLPLNDIAFPNTKWTHIREICLVITPNDLADYCGVIKVDNLILSKAPRN
- a CDS encoding post-COAP-1 domain-containing protein, yielding MKNKYLYLVVAALLMLFSVTGFVYAETYETKTFNPGTHVIPMDNHQDNRLEAFGLAHAIVSNGIPIFRIIEGPDVSMTTVNQPDGDIYSGGPILVDGDIPPDVLASFSTVTVDTLTESFTSDQVFRVERATKIIVVHGIWGHTEEVLDWMKIPYEMVETGDIEANPAMLDSYDVLVIDCPGWYGISADLETKFKAFAEQGGEIIFTDIALENLSYLFPGYVSVQGNMDGIFDFDVHNVGEFISQYYGPSTLSIYTMGGGCIVDQVISPEVRVILNTASYGDWDGNTGLYRVGAFYFPYGSGIIEGFAYHPQEQTGDAQILSASLYGNKFIHGTEKPVDPPVPPPADENIPGKVTGGGWIDSEDKKASKSFGFTVKFSEGEISPTGQLEFNNHLNGDKFHSEEITSLVIDRVNSMATIKGTGVLNGSSGHEFEVLVSDIGEPGNGIDFFKIVIDGELIGENALSGGNIQIHK
- a CDS encoding HIT family protein is translated as MKECIFCDILSQHKSNPNFILEQKSSIAFVNLDQFYLGRTVVIFKRHTTEFDELNPVERLDLTEEMVMVAKAVKKAFSPKMINYAILGNVQEHLHWHIIPRYHDDANLEGPPWPHSRKFVTPKEYAEIANVILQHIQ